One window from the genome of Coturnix japonica isolate 7356 linkage group LGE64, Coturnix japonica 2.1, whole genome shotgun sequence encodes:
- the LOC107325869 gene encoding E3 ubiquitin-protein ligase TRIM39-like — MSWRPELPVNVPAITIRESGFSNVPEHPTQHKSSVDPFNSKKERLSKLSNGEGIPERLERDPESQQNPCNVQELRKKFEPKPSDLIRGPEKPPQKESRVNSPKRPQESFSKQSEGNADPVLVEREQLLAQRRADEDAEKETMKKIDPESQQNSLSIQELLQKYESKLLTFGPETSPQKESRVNSQKRPQESFSKQGKGNADPVLEERGRTVEMSTSKVVESIWEEMENILNEKLAALQRQMEKTAALYRAVQDVLKKDLQMLREDLEERVAKASERSEFKESMLEVENQAVDVTLNADTAHCRLKVSEDGKSVNDTGVIRKVPDREERFDSHLFVLGKEGYTYGRYYWVVDVRRRKNWILGVASESVARKGTVTLSPKNGFWVIALADGQEYWAYTDPWTRLTVSGRPQKIGIFLNISANKLSFYNAKMKTALYTFNMGGSVQKRMLVPFFSTGSGASVLDTEPLKIM, encoded by the exons ATGTCTTGGAGACCTG AACTTCCTGTCAATGTGCCTGCTATAACGATACGTGAGAGTG GTTTCAGCAATGTACCAGAGCATCCCACTCAGCACAAAAGCAGCGTGGATCCATttaacagcaaaaaggaaagactCTCGAAGCTGAGCAATGGAGAAGGCATTCCAGAACGATTGGAAAGAG ATCCTGAATCCCAGCAAAATCCTTGCAATGTTCAAGAATTACGTAAGAAATTTGAGCCTAAAC CTTCAGACTTAATCCGTGGGCCAGAGAAACCCccacagaaggaaagcagagtgAATTCACCAAAAAGACCCCAAGAAAGCTTCTCTAAGCAGAGCGAGGGGAATGCAGATCCAGTACTTGTGGAAAGAG AGCAACTGCTGGCACAAAGAAGAGCAGATGAAGATGCAGAGAAAG AGACCATGAAGAAGATAG ATCCTGAATCCCAGCAAAATTCTCTCAGTATTCAAGAACTACTTCAGAAATATGAGTCTAAAC TCTTAACCTTTGGGCCAGAGACATCCccacaaaaggaaagcagagtgaATTCACAAAAGAGACCCCAAGAAAGCTTCTCTAAGCAAGGCAAGGGGAATGCAGATCCAGTACTTGAGGAAAGAG GAAGGACAGTGGAGATGAGCACCTCAAAGGTTGTGGAATCCATATGGGAGGAAATGGAGAAtattctgaatgaaaaactggCTGCGTTGCAGagacaaatggaaaagacaGCAGCACTATATCGAGCTG TACAAGATGTCCTAAAGAAAGACCTTCAGATGCTCAGAGAAGACCTGGAGGAAAGAGTAGCTAAAGCATCTGAGAGGTCTGAGTTTAAAGAGAGTATGCTGGAGGTGGAGAACCAGGCAG TTGATGTCACCCTGAATGCTGATACAGCTCACTGCAGACTGAAAGTGTCTGAAGATGGGAAGAGTGTGAATGACACCGGTGTGATCAGAAAGGTACCCGACAGGGAGGAGAGATTTGATTCCCACCTTTTTGTGTTGGGAAAGGAAGGATACACATATGGGAGGTACTACTGGGTAGTGGATGttagaaggagaaaaaactgGATATTGGGTGTTGCTTCTGAATCGGTGGCTCGTAAGGGGACTGTGACCCTGTCCCCAAAGAATGGTTTCTGGGTTATAGCTTTAGCAGATGGGCAAGAGTATTGGGCCTACACGGATCCTTGGACTCGTTTGACTGTGAGTGGTAGACCGCAGAAGATTGGGATCTTCCTGAACATTTCTGCCAACAAACTCTCATTTTATAATGccaaaatgaaaactgctttgtaCACTTTTAACATGGGTGGTAGTGTGCAGAAAAGGATGCTTGTTCCCTTCTTCTCAACAGGTTCTGGTGCTTCAGTGCTTGACACTGAGCCATTGAAAATCATGTAA
- the LOC107325880 gene encoding LOW QUALITY PROTEIN: butyrophilin subfamily 3 member A2-like (The sequence of the model RefSeq protein was modified relative to this genomic sequence to represent the inferred CDS: substituted 1 base at 1 genomic stop codon) has product MASRFQHAMILHIILFLQIVHLVKGQFRMIPPYDPVLGVVGKGAILPCQLEAETVPKEINVQWIFIQNTQSIEVATYDGKDVQYPVRVTRPYLGRSSFFPSEVNKGNLSLHLKNVMVSDKGKYLCSVSLENWYDEVVVDLDVAAQSDKSEVFLDSYVGQGIGLNCKSQGWFPEPAVYWLDSKGRIREDKVITRNLQTSSGLFDVVSSLTIEPGSDMEVSCRVVNGLLNTARQSRVLISDVFFPSTSPWMTAFLVTLFCSLAVIAALVYKLKIDQTRRQKEETMLDELKKGKEDLEKELDAQEKLHTAELSETKSKHDRTEAELEFHKAREIAVTITVIPEFQLLEIQVPRAPVVEDKACKLAGLSSLSTVPVLVAKEGFTAGKHYWEVEVGQQQDWVLGVVRQKGKQEDYWALRRSNGVTFSIKGNNRPESTAINVPVIGVLLDLEEAQIYFHDAVHESSFQRIQISPEKESTVVFYPFLSKGEGRFKPVCHQNIPVPLEIPXKAQRIDSSVKGGREELRTNFSIM; this is encoded by the exons gccAGTTTAGAATGATACCCCCTTACGATCCTGTGCTTGGAGTTGTTGGAAAAGGAGCCATCCTGCCCTGCCAGCTGGAAGCTGAGACAGTCcccaaggaaataaatgttcagTGGATATTCATTCAAAATACCCAAAGCATTGAAGTGGCTACTTATGATGGAAAAGATGTACAATATCCAGTAAGAGTGACCAGGCCATACCTGGGCCGATCCAGTTTCTTTCCGAGTGAAGTTAATAAGGGAAACTTATCCCTTCACCTGAAAAACGTCATGGTCTCTGATAAAGGAAAATACCTCTGCAGTGTCTCTTTGGAGAACTGGTATGATGAAGTGGTGGTTGACCTGGATGTGGCAG CTCAAAGTGATAAGTCTGAAGTTTTCCTGGATAGCTATGTGGGTCAGGGCATTGGACTCAACTGCAAGTCACAGGGATGGTTTCCAGAGCCTGCAGTATATTGGCTGGACAGCAAAGGACGGATACGGGAGGACAAAGTGATCACACGAAACCTGCAGACATCTTCTGGCCTTTTTGATGTTGTCAGTTCCTTGACCATTGAACCAGGATCTGACATGGAAGTCTCCTGCAGAGTAGTCAATGGTCTCCTCAACACAGCACGTCAATCGCGAGTCCTGATTTCAG aTGTCTTCTTTCCATCCACTTCACCTTGGATGACTGCCTTCCTTGTAACTTTATTTTGCTCTCTGGCTGTTATCGCTGCTCTGGTCTATAAGCTGAAGA tTGATCAgacaagaagacaaaaagaag AAACAATGTTGGATGAGCTCAAAAAGG GGAAAGAGGATTTGGAGAAAGAATTAG ATGCACAAGAGAAGCTACACACTGCAG aactctctgaaacaaaatctAAACATG ATAGAACTGAAGCAGAGTTGG agtTCCATAAAGCTCGAGAAATAGCAG TTACCATCACTGTGATTCCTGAATTCCAGCTCCTTGAGATCCAGGTGCCACGGGCTCCAGTTGTTGAGGACAAAGCATGTAAACTTGCTGGCCTGAGTAGCCTCTCTACAGTCCCTGTCCTGGTGGCAAAGGAAGGGTTTACAGCTGGGAAACACTATTGGGAAGTGGAGGTGGGCCAGCAACAGGACTGGGTGCTGGGGGTCGTAaggcagaaagggaaacaagagGACTACTGGGCTCTTCGTAGATCCAATGGAGTGACTTTCTCCATCAAAGGAAACAACAGGCCAGAGAGTACGGCTATCAATGTCCCAGTGATTGGTGTGCTTCTGGACCTGGAGGAAGCACAAATCTACTTTCATGATGCAGTGCATGAGAGCTCCTTTCAGAGAATACAAATAAGCCCTGAAAAGGAATCTACAGTAGTGTTTTACCCTTTTCTAtcaaaaggggaagggagattCAAGCCTGTTTGCCATCAAAATATTCCTGTTCCATTAGAGATTCcttaaaaagcacagagaattGACAGTTCAGTCAAAGGTGGAAGAGAAGAATTAAGAACAAACTTCAGCATCATGTAA